A section of the Cololabis saira isolate AMF1-May2022 chromosome 6, fColSai1.1, whole genome shotgun sequence genome encodes:
- the LOC133446267 gene encoding uncharacterized protein LOC133446267: MPRKGKRSQAQAERWRKEKVDEPDPPQSSLYPVNNSAGFTLPAKRPWSEDEARADFCARHGSGRRHRVLHWSISPFTGRPNKLIMPPESPDKKLVLIVGDSHLRAIVDGFVQMPKTQDLSFGIMSTPGASASQLRTEVLNAVVPRTPEAVCLLAPSNDLTRNTIANAANDFAKLLQSIGNRWPKVFVVDFPPRLTCDPHYQDHLRQEYRRVAARMGMWKIFEFHTAN; this comes from the exons atgCCGAGAAAGGGGAAGAGGTCCCAGGCCCAGGCGGAGCGCTGGAGAAAGGAGAAGGTCGATGAGCCAGACCCCCCCCAGAGCTCCCTCTATCCAGTGAACAAC TCGGCTGGTTTCACACTCCCAGCCAAACGGCCCTGGTCAGAGGATGAAGCGCGTGCCGACTTTTGTGCAC GCCATGGCTCCGGGCGACGCCACAGAGTGCTCCATTGGTCAATTTCCCCCTTCACAGGGCGGCCAAACAAATTGATCATGCCGCCTGAGTCCCCGGACAAGAAG CTTGTTCTGATTGTCGGGGACTCCCATCTACGCGCCATTGTAGATGGTTTTGTCCAGATGCCAAAGACTCAAGACCTGTCCTTTGGCATCATGTCGACTCCGGGGGCCAGTGCGTCTCAGCTCCGTACCGAGGTCCTAAACGCCGTAGTTCCTCGTACTCCTGAGGCCGTATGTCTACTGGCTCCCAGCAACGACCTGACTCGCAACACCATTGCTAACGCTGCCAACGACTTTGCCAAACTCCTCCAATCCATTGGCAACCGCTGGCCTAAG GTTTTTGTTGTCGACTTTCCACCCCGCCTGACTTGTGACCCTCACTACCAGGATCACCTGCGTCAGGAATATCGACGTGTGGCTGCTCGTATGGGTATGTGGAAAATATTTGAGTTTCATACAGCTAATTGA